Below is a genomic region from Halobacterium sp. CBA1132.
TTCGATGGCGGCGCGGCGCGCCTCCACGTACTCCATTACCCGTCTCTCGGGGATTCGCGCGGAAATATATGACGGGATTTCCCGGCCAGCGGCGCGCACGCGTCGCTTCCGGTCCGACAGAACCGCGAAGAAAACGTGAGTCGTCGAGCGCTCAGACGCTCGGCGCGTCCCCGCCGAACTCCTCGATGAGCGCGGGCACGACGTCGAAGAGGTCGCCGACGACGCCGTAGTCCGCGATGTCGAAGATGGGCGCGTTCGGGTCGGTGTTCACCGCGATAATGGTGTCCGCGCCCTTCATCCCGGCGACGTGCTGGACGGCGCCCGAGATACCGATTGCGAGGTAGACGTCCGGCGTCACCTGCTTGCCGGACTGGCCGACCTGCCGGTTCTTCGGGAGCCAGCCGTTGTCCACGATGGGGCGCGACGAGGAGAGCGTCGCGCCGGTGACTTCGGCGAGTTTCTCGACGAGTTCGAGGTTCTCCTCCTCCTCGATGCCGCGGCCGATGGAGACGAGGAAGTCCGCGTCGCCGATGTCGACGTCGCCGCCGCCGACCTCCTCGAAGCCCTTCACGTTCGACCGAACGGCGTCCTCGTCGATGTCGACGTCGAACGCCGAAATTTCGGCGTCGCCAGTACCCTCAGCAGGCGGCCACTCGCCGCCACGAATCGACACCGCGAACGGACCTTCTGCGACGTCGACGGTCGTCTCGACCTTCGAGCCGTACATCTCGCGGGTGACTTCCAGCGTGCCGTCCGCGTAGTCGAGGTCGGTCGCGTCGGAGACGTACGGGCGGTCGAGGCGCGTCGCGACCGCGGGCGCGTAATCGAGGCCGTTGACGCTGTTAGGCACCACGACGACCTCTGGGTCGAGTTCTTCCGCGAGCGCCACGACCGCCTGCGTGTAGACGTCGTGGTTGAACTCCTCGCCGTAGTCGACGGTGTGAATCGCGTCGACGCCGTCGCGGTTCAGTTCCTCGGTGAACGACTCGACGTTCCCCGAGACGACGGCGGCGTGGAGGTCGCCGCCCGTGGCGTCCGCGAGTTCGCGGCCCGCCGAGAGCAGTTCGAGACTGACGTCGCGCAGGTCGCCGCGACGGTGGTCGGCGACAACGAGCACGTCGGTCATTGGCTCTCACCCCCGGTGAGAACGATGACGTCGTCGGGCGTGGAACGTCCGACGGAAGTCATTCGCCGACCACCCCCTTCTCGCGGAGCACGTCAGCGAGCTTCCCGGCCTGCTCGCCGGCGTCGCCGTCGAGGTACTGCGCGTCGCTCTCGGTCTCGGGTTCGTACATCGCTGTCACGTCGAGGCTGCTCGCCACGTCGCTGATTCCGAGGTCGTCGAGGCTCTGCACGTCGATTTCCTTCGACTGGGCCTGACGGATGCCCCGCAGGCTGGCGTACCGCGGCTCGTTGATGCCCGTCTGGATGGCCAGCACTGCTGGGAGTTCGATGTCGGTGAGTTCCTCGACGCCGCCCTCCAGTTCGCGGCGGACAGAAGCGACGCTCTCGTCGAGAACCGTCTCGGTGTCGAGGGCGTTCACAACCGCCGCCCACTCGAAGCCGAGCGTCTCCGCGAGCGCCACGCCGGTCGCGCCGAAACTGTCGTCGTTGGCCTGCACGCCGGAGAGCACGAGGTCGGGGTCCTCGTCCGCAACGACCGCCCCGAGCAGTTCGGCCTTCGTCTCCACGTCCAGCAGTTCGACGTCCTCGATGGCGTCGTCCCAGACGCGGACCGCGCGGTCGGCGCCCTTCGCCAGGGCCATCCGAATCGTCTCCTCGCTGCGCTCCGGCCCGATGGTGACCGCGACGACTTCGACGTCGTCATCAGGTTGTACCTGATTGCTCGCCGAGCTCTGCTCGGCGCTGTCGCCGGCTTCCGCGAGCTGGACGGCTTCCTCGACGGCGTAGTCGTCCCACTCGTTGAGGTCGTAGTCGAGGTACGTCTCCTCGATTTCCGTGCCGGAAATCTCGAAGTCGTCCTCGACAGTAGCGACCTCCTTGACGGTGACGAGAACCTTCATCGTGCGTGAGTGCTCCGGGACGCAGGTAAACGTTTTCGGAACTGCGAGGAGCGCACGAACAGTTTCTCCGGGACCGGGGCGCTACTCCTCGTCGACGCCGCCGTCGACGCCCTCGCCGGGCAGCGAGATGAGGTTCTCGCGGCCGATACGGAGCTTCTCGACGCGGTCGTCGTCGGCCATCGAGGAGAGCAACTGGGAGACCTTCGCGGTCGACCACCGCGTCTCCTCGACGATTTCGGACTGCTTCATCCGGCCGCCGTGCTCGCGCAGCAGCCGCTCGACGCGCTCCTCGTCGCTCAACAACTCGGGGTCGGTTCGCTCGGACTCTGAGTCTGTGTCGCCGCCCGCACTCGGCGAGGACGCCGCGGCCCCGCCGGTCCCGGTCACCGCTCCGGCGTCTGCTGGTGGTTCGTCGCTCTCAGAGTCGTCGCTCGCGTCGGTGCTGGTGACCTCGTCGCGAACGCGGTCCAGCCACGAGGACGCGGGCTCGTCGCGGTAGTACGCCCACACGGTCGCGGCGCCGACGACCAGCGCGAGTACGCCGACTGCGACGAGTACGACGACGGAGACGCCGACCACGCTGTCGTTCTCCGTGAACTCGGCGAACGGCTCGTCGGCGCCAAACGTCTGCGGCCCCGACCAACGGTACCCGTTGTTGACGATGCTCGTGTCCGGCAACACGCGCTCCGTGTCGTAGCCCTCCGGCGAGCGGAGGGTCAGCGTCTGGTTCGCCGAGAGGTCGCCGAACCACTGCGTGGAGAACGAGTCGACGACCAGTCGCTCGTCTTCGACGCGGGAGAAGTTCGTCCACGTGAACCGCAGTGAGAGCACGCCCGTGGAGTTGTTCCCGTGCTCGACGACGCGCGACGACCGGCTGGCGTCCCGGATTTCCATGGGTCGGCCGACGCGGTCGCTGACCGACGGGACGACCGCGCGGAACACGTCCACCGAGAACTCGGTGTCAGTCACACCCGTCTCGAACCGGTCGCGAAGCCGTTCGAACGCCGCGGTGGCGTTGTCGCCTTCGAGAGTGTACTTCGAGGAGACGGTCCAGCGAGCCGCGCCGTCGGGCTGCACTTGGACGGTGATGTCGACGCCCGACGCTTCCAGTCCTGCGTCATCTTGGAGGGCGGCCGACTGCGGAGCGGCCGGCTGCGGAGCGGGCGCTCCGACTGTACCGGCCACGGGCACAGCGAGGAGACAGACAACGGCGACGAGGAGGGCGGCCTGCCGCATACCAGTTCCGTCCACCCCGCTCGTGCAAAGTATTTTCTATCCGGTGGAACCCACCAGCTCGCTGACTTCACGCCGGACGCCCCACGTCAGTCGTCGCTGCGCACGACAAGCGCCACCCCCGGTGGGCTTCGACCGGGACTCGGCCGCGGTCGTCGTCTCCGCATCGCTTTTGTCGGGTGCGGTCGAACGCGTTCCCATGTCCCGCGTCCGCCCCGCCCTCGCCGCGGTCCTCCTCGTCGTCGCCACGACGGCCACACTCGCCGCCGGCGGCGTCGCCGCGCCCGTCGAGCCCAGCGACAGCCCCGTCGTTGGCACCTCCGAGCAGTCCACGCACGTCCTCCTCCTCACGGAGGTTGACGCGGCGGCGTACAACGAACCGAACGCGTCCGTGACGAGCACGCTCGAATCCGGCCACGCGGCCCTCGGCGACAACCTCCAACTCGGGACGGTCGAGCAGCGCCTCGCGGCGACGGAGAACCGGTCCGCCCGCCGCAAAATCCTCCAGAACGCCACCGACGAGGCCGCCGAACGCGTCGCGGAACTCCGTGCTCGGGCGACGGCCGCCCACGACGCGTACACCGACGGCGACATCACGGCCTCGGCGTACGTCCGCACGCTGGGCACGATTCACGCGGAAGCCAGCAGTCTCTCCTCGATACTCGGCAGCACGTCCGCCGCCGGAACGCTGTACACGCACGCCTACGACGACGGCTTCTCGGAGATCGGTACGCGAGTGTACCGGCTCCGCGCGCAGTTGGCGACAGTGCAGGGGCCGGTCCGGGAGCGCGTCGCGGCGGTCGTCCACGGTGACCGCGACCAGATTCGCGTCCACCTGACGGTCGGCAACGGCGTCATGCTCTCGACCATCACCGACGGCCGCTACGTCCGCGAGACTGTCCGCCCCGACAACGTCGAAGAGAACCTCGGCGGGGACATCTCGGAAGCGCCCGCCATCATCCAGACGCAGTACCCGTGGCTGTCGAACCACTCGACGTCGCCGAGCATCGAGACGCGCGGCGGGTACGCCTTCTACTACACGGCGAACTACGGCCACGGCCAGATTTCGGCGTACATCGACACGACGACCGAGCGGGTCTACGTCGAACGCCACCAGCAGACGCTCTCGCAGCTCCCCGCAGACACCGGACAGACCGACACGGAGAACAACGTGACGCTGACGACCTCCCGGACGTACACGGGCGGGCCGCTGCTCGTGCAGGTGGAGAACGAAGCCGACGAACCCCTCGATACGACCGTCTCCCTGAATGGGGAAACTGTCGGTGACACGGGCGACGACGGTCGGCTCTGGCTGCTGAGTCCCGCTGGCGAGTACAGCGTCTCGACGGTCCACGACGGCGCGACGCTGGAGGCCAACGTGACTGCGCGGCCGTCGCCCTGACGACGCGGCCCGTCCGAGGGTTCTTGTCCGAGCGCGCGACCACTGGAGCGCGTGCCCCGCGGCTACGCGCCCGTCGCGGTCGTCCTCCTGCTCGCGGTCACCGTCGCCACCGCGGCAGCCGTCGCGACGGCGGTTCCCGTCCTCCCTGGTGACCCGCCGCCGCAGCGCGGCATCGACGCCGACGCGACCAGCGACGGCCGCGTCGCGGTGACGGTGCTGGCCGGGGAACCGCTCGACGTGCGCGAGGCGACCGTGCGGATTTCCGTCGACGGAAAGCGACTCGCCCACCAGCCGCCAGTTCCGTTCTTCGCCGCGGCCGGATTTCGCGGCGGCCCAACGGGACCGTTCAACGTGGCCGCCGACCCGACGTGGAATGTGGGGGAGACGGCGTCGCTGCGGGTGGC
It encodes:
- a CDS encoding electron transfer flavoprotein subunit alpha/FixB family protein, translating into MTDVLVVADHRRGDLRDVSLELLSAGRELADATGGDLHAAVVSGNVESFTEELNRDGVDAIHTVDYGEEFNHDVYTQAVVALAEELDPEVVVVPNSVNGLDYAPAVATRLDRPYVSDATDLDYADGTLEVTREMYGSKVETTVDVAEGPFAVSIRGGEWPPAEGTGDAEISAFDVDIDEDAVRSNVKGFEEVGGGDVDIGDADFLVSIGRGIEEEENLELVEKLAEVTGATLSSSRPIVDNGWLPKNRQVGQSGKQVTPDVYLAIGISGAVQHVAGMKGADTIIAVNTDPNAPIFDIADYGVVGDLFDVVPALIEEFGGDAPSV
- a CDS encoding electron transfer flavoprotein subunit beta/FixA family protein yields the protein MKVLVTVKEVATVEDDFEISGTEIEETYLDYDLNEWDDYAVEEAVQLAEAGDSAEQSSASNQVQPDDDVEVVAVTIGPERSEETIRMALAKGADRAVRVWDDAIEDVELLDVETKAELLGAVVADEDPDLVLSGVQANDDSFGATGVALAETLGFEWAAVVNALDTETVLDESVASVRRELEGGVEELTDIELPAVLAIQTGINEPRYASLRGIRQAQSKEIDVQSLDDLGISDVASSLDVTAMYEPETESDAQYLDGDAGEQAGKLADVLREKGVVGE
- a CDS encoding type IV pilin — translated: MPRGYAPVAVVLLLAVTVATAAAVATAVPVLPGDPPPQRGIDADATSDGRVAVTVLAGEPLDVREATVRISVDGKRLAHQPPVPFFAAAGFRGGPTGPFNVAADPTWNVGETASLRVAGTNTPALRAGASLRVEVYVDGRVVAVAETTVERSNQSAASSSAGARASVTIARGLPGFACIT